Part of the Psilocybe cubensis strain MGC-MH-2018 chromosome 11, whole genome shotgun sequence genome is shown below.
CGTTGTTTGCACATCCATCATCTTGCCTTTGAGGCGTGGGGAAATCATTAGTCAATCTAATTAGTCATCCCAACTTTATAAGTGTAATCCGGAGGGCGACCGTCGGGCTTTTTGATACACACCCTTGGGTCGTACAAGTTCAAGCTTGATAGTGCGCTCTTATCAACAGATCCGACAAGTTCGActatcttttcatttttaaAGCGCCATTGATATTTATCACACTTGAACACGATCTTCAATCCGTCACCAGAATTCTCCGGAATCACTGAATCTGTAGGATCAAACAATCGTTTAAACCCCAAATTGATGGCCACGATGTACGGAACAACTGTACAAAGCTTCATGAAAACGTTCTGGAAGTCCACTCAAACCCGAAGCAGCTTTTAACGAATTTATCCCGACCATCCTTTGGAGTCTGGCTGCTGTCGCCAGTTATTGACAATGTACATACTCCCTTGTTTGTACGCGTCGAATGACTGCAGCGTTTCCGACATGTATACAGGCATCGCCACGTTATGTTTAAACGATCCACTGATACCGCCGCCTCGTGGACAGTAATCTGCGCCCAATTTCAAACAACATCACATTTTTGTGTATGCAACATACAGACACACGTAGCACACAGGATCCCAGGGTATTGTTTCCGACTCCCGGAAGGAAAAAGGCGTGGCCTGCTGGCTTCTTTTATACCTTGTTCACCTCCAAAAGGAACTGCACCCTTCTATAAACGGAATCAGGGTCACCCCAAAGCTGAGCGATCCTGAAGAGAATCTGAGTCTTAAAAGGTTTTGAACTTTTCTTAAAGACCCACCATGTGTTCCAGGCAGCATCTTTTCGTGGGATTCGACATCAAAGTTATCACTTTGTCCGCTTGGCGCACACTCATTCTGAACGCTTTCGAAGCTCGACACTCTTCGGCATTGCCCCACATACCCTGACCATTGAACACAATCTACTGTTAGACAGATGTACTCAACCTATAAAAGAGGATTTCCGCCAACGAATGGGATTAGATGGTTTAATGTTGCAATTTTAGTGTTCACACCAGCAATTGCAGCATACGGTCTCTGGAAAGTGGAGGTTAAGTGGCAGACCGCCTGCATTGCTTTGGCCTACTATGTTTTCTCAATGTTAGGTGAGAAGCACAGTTCTTCTTTACTAATAAAACTCGCGTGGCTTGACAGCGTATCTCCCAGGCATCACTGCAGGTTAGTCTCTACATCCTTTTattattttgctttatcGAGGAAGATATAACAGGCTATCATCGATTGTGGTCTCATCGTTCCTACAACGCGAGCTTTCCTCTTCAATTATTTTTACTGGCTGGTGGGaccagtgcagtgcaaggGTCCTGTTACTGGTGGGCAAGAGCACATCGATCTCATCATCGACATACAGACACAGATCTCGACCCATACAATGCTAATCGAGGTCTGCTATGGACCCACattggatggatggtgttCAAATCTACTCTCCGCACAGGGCCTTCGGATATTTCGGACTTAAGGCAAGACCCCCTAATACAGTGGCAGCACCGTCATTACTTCCCATTGCTTGTCATTTTTGGCTACCTGTTACCAGCGGCTATCCCGGGCCTTCTTTTGGGCGACTGGCTAGGTGGGATTTGTTTCTCGGGGGCATTACGCCTGACCATTGCGCACCATGTCAGTTCTAACTTTAGTTCTTCAAGTCCTTACACTGATGTATATGTACATGCGTATAGAGCACATTCTGCATCAATTCCATCGCCCACTGGCTTGGATCATCGCCTTATGATGATGTATTGTCCCCACGCGACCACTTGTTGTCCGCCATTTTGACAATGGGAGAAGGCTACCATAACTTTCATCACCATTTCCCGATGGATTACCGAAACGCGTTTTTCTGGTATCAGTACGACCCCACAAAGTGGTTCATAGCGTTCTGTGGAAAGGTCGGATTAGCAAGCCACTTACGTGTCTTCCCAAGCAACGAGATAGCTAAAAGCCAATTGGCTATGAAGCTAAAAGAACTCAAACGTACTCAAGATTCTCTCAAGTGGCCCACCCCAAACGAAGAGTTACCAGTGGTGTCCTGGGATACATGTCTGTTATTTATTCGCTTATATGTACCCGCTTTCAGTTTATTACTGACACAAATTCAAGTCCAGGAAGAAGCTCAATCGAGGCCTTTGATTCTCGTTGCTGGTTATATTCATGACGTTTCTCGCTTTATTGATCAGCATCCGGGTGGGAGACATCACCTCGAAAACAACTCTGGAAAAGAGATGACTGCCTCGTTTTATGGAGGAATCTATAGGCACTCTCGTGCAGCCCATAATGTACGTCATTCTGCTCAAGATTATGTTCAATTTTGCTGCCGTCGACTTACTGAGTGATATAACTTCAGCTTTTAGCAATGATGAGAGTAGGAATTCTAGACTGTGGTGTCGAAACACCTAAAATCCCTGTAGCTATAACACGCCGGCTAAACATATCTGAGCAAGATATTTAAAAAATTTACCTGACATATCTTAAATTCTGATGAATGATGTAAGCCTCAAGTTTTAGATAAAGAAGCTTTGTAAATTCCTGATTACGTCTAATACGCTACAACATGAGCATGTCCTTCAAGACTGGAACGTCTTTCAGTAGTTTCAAGCGGCGCCATGAGCGCGGCGCTTGTCCAGCCGCGATTGTAGTCCTCGACATGTACAGCAGGCCCGTAACACCAATGAGGATGACCTATCAAGGGTAAAGTAATCCAATTAGACCTATATCCGTAAATTAGATGCGTCACAACACTCACACCAGCGACGGCAGAAGGGATTGCCCAAATGTGGTTTGGGGTCAACATGGCCGCTTGTAAGAGATCGGACGCGAGGGCACCAATGCTACTGATAGTCAGGACAAGACCGATACGGGTGCTAAAGCAACATCAGTCAAAAAGACCAAAAGATTCAAAGTTTCCATGCATACCCAATTTCACTGTTTCTAGAAGCCAGAGACGCCAAAGCAGTCGCCATGAGCGATAACCCTATTCGACGGAGATTAATGACAATATTTATTATATCACATAAATAACGCACATGCACCGGCAAAAATGCCATAGAAGAAAGCGTAGGCACAAAGCGATTTAGGCCCTTGActaagaaaaaggaaaaggcatTTAACATCTTAGCGATAATGGTAATGGATTGATCGATTGCTCACATCGTGCATGTAGTGAACATCATAATTGACAAAAATCCAGAGATGGGCAATAGAAGGTTCCACGGGCCAACAAAATCGGAGGCAAATCCGAAAGCGACGCCTCCCAATACCCCGGAAAGGCTGAAAACGATGATCTAGGTCCAGGTGTGTAAGCAAAGATCGGCAGTCATAAAAGGAAATACATTTACCATATTGAATGCGAAATCAGGTTTGACGCCCTTCTCCAAGCCCAAGAGCTCTAGATACATAGCAGGATAATATATGATGAGCATTGTGAGGAACGTTCTGTTGAATTTGCATTGTGCGTCAACGAAAAGAGTGCAAGCCAAGAAACATCTGACGTACGCCCCGGCAGCGAAGATGTATTCCATCTCCTTGGAATATTTAGCCAAATCGAGATGCGGAAGTGGGAAGATAGGTTTCTCTTCCTTGGGAGGAGTGCGCAAAAGTCCGTTGCCTACGATGAGGAGCCCGAGTACGACGAAGGCAGTGATACGAACCGCACCGCCCAATGCAAAATGGGGAATAAGGCGCCTACAATGTATTTTAGCTCGGAAAATGTTGGGATCAACAAGTCTGATACCTTAGAACTAATAAAGCTCAGTAagaaatgggaacaatagATTTAATCAGAAACGAAGCTCACCTGGTGGAAAGACCATCCCACCCAAAGATCCACCACCCATGACAATACCAGCTACCAATCCCCTACTGCGCTTGAAATAATTGAGAGGGATTGCAATAGTTGGCACGAGTACGAggcccattcccattcccatcaCCAAGGATTGGCAGACAAAAATCTTCAGCACGTCATCAGAATGAATCAGCAGTTGTTTAGTTAGCTGACTGACCAATCCAAATTGCTCTTCTCCAACGAAAGATAGCAGCATTAGACTAGTACATTTCGATGGGCGGTCAACATATGCTTTATTGAATAAGCTTTACTCACCCGACtatgaaaagaaaggaaccTCCATGGATGGCGAAGCGGAAATATCCGATGTCTGCAAGTTTGCCCGAAACGATAGAGAGGAATAAAGCGAAAAAGAACTGAACGCTTGCAATAAACCTGTTGGTTGGTTGTAGTGAAATTCGAGTCAAATTGATTAGATTACCACTGACCTGACTGCAATGGAATTTTGATCTACCAGCACGACGTGTGTATATTGCTCTAATTCAAGGCCACATTCAAATTGTGAACGTCATTGTAACAGGAATACACACCTTCAAATACGTTCCATGTAAACATGTACCTTAAACTCTGATCAGTAGAGCAAAATTGTCACAACTGGTACAACCTACCCAATTGTGCTGAATTGAATCAAAAATCTGCACATGAAAGAAAATTCAATCAGCTACATATGTATGCGTTTCTAAAATCAAAACTCACGCTCCAGCCACCGTCATCCATCCATATAGCCCGCCCTCGGGAGCATGTTTCTTGTAAAGCGGAGGGGGGTCTCGTGTGTATTCATCTTGAAGTTCCGGAATGTACTCTTGGTGAAATTCATGTTCAATGTGTGCTGAAAATTTGGCGCTCTTCGGGGTATATCCCCACTCTTCGTCACTGGCAAATTTATGGGATTTAGGCGTAACAGGAGGAATTACAGAAACTTCTGGTGTGGGTTCAGACCACGGTGGCCGAAGCTGGGCCAGCCAGCTACTCATAAGGTAAGAAACAGATCATTTTGATAACAAATGGAGGACTCACGATCGGCCGTTATCAACCAGATTCTTTgcattgaacttgaacttcttcCTGGACGGGGCGACAACACTGCGAGGCAATTCACGCGGAGGCAGACCTGGGAGCGTAAGAATAGGGGCAGGTCTGTCGGGTTGAATATGTGCAGTCTGTGGTCTAGGAGGCAAAGTTGGGCTACTGGGTTGATAGATCCGTGCGACTCGATGTTCTCGTTTCAACGATGGCTTGGGCGAAATAGGACGAGGAAAGGAGTCAATGTGAGCTTCTGTTGTAGGAGTTCGAGGTCTGACGGGGAAGGTCGTGAACATGTTTCTTGATTGCCACCAGGGCTATAGTTTGGAGGCCACCAGGGCTTTCTCAGCAACGTACAACGTTGAGGAGAATAACGCTTGACCCGGCGAATGCATATCTTTCGCGCTGCGCTGTTTTCCGACAATGGCTGTGCTCTCGACCGCCCGCCTCAAACCACCGCGCCGGACTCTTAGGACATTATTGATCGGATTATATTAGCTGTTGTTACGACAACACCGGAACAGCCACTGTCTTCTCTCCTTGAGCGCTAAAGCTTTCCTCTGCCAGCTCTCTGTGAGCGAACATACAGTAAATACTATTTAAATTTCCGAATATCAGATTGTATGTTTTTCATTTCTCTCGGAGTTTGCTCGGGGTCGAGTCGGACTGTCGGAGTTCTTGAGTCCCAACGTGAGAGCTTAACCAAGGGAGTCACTGGACTGAACTGTACTCTCTGGAGTATCGTATACTTTCTTCGACATTCATAGTATTCTATTTCATTGTCTGCGGAGGCGATCTCTGATTCTCGGAGTTGTAGTTGCAGTTAAAGCCGATGGCCGGCGTGAGACAACTTGTACTGCTATTTCTTCCAGTTGTTGTCCTTGTATTTCCGAGTCCGAGAAATGAATATCAGCCTGAGGTATGTTACTGCATGGTCGATTGAAATCAGCTATTTATGAACTTGTACTACTCTCATGTAATCTTATCTCACGTTGAACATATGAAACTCTTCACAGGTCATAAATCGCTGCTCCTAACTTCGGGAGAAGTTATCTTGACTTGAAGTCCTGTCAAACGTTACTGTGTAACACAACCCTCCGTCAGCAGCTGCCTGGCATATATTCGTAAAATTACATTGACAAATGAAGGCTAATAAACATTCTCGTTCTCGTAATGTGCCTAAAGAGTATGCTCATTCCAGCTGCGAATCAACCCTATACTGGAAACCTTCAACTCACTTTACTCATCGCATTCTAGATGTACTGGTTGGCTAATAATAAATTGCCGAGAGAGGTTCCGACATGAGAGTTGATTTTGTTGAGGTTTGATATTCATCATCAGTGATATGTGAGCTGTGAACATGTGCTATTTAGAGTACACTGGCGTGTACATGTTGAATGGGATCGGGTCTTTCTTTGAGATATAAAGCGGGCCCGACAACTTCAAATATTGTAAACTACACCATACCTGCTGCACAAGAATTTAAAGGTGTAAAACATGCAGTCAACTGCGATATTGCTGGTGTCTGTTGTTTTCTATCTAGGAATTATACAACTTGCGTTGGGAGTTATCATCACAGATCCTTCACAGATTGCTGGTACCAGTCCTTTTGACTACATAATTGTTGGAGGTATTTTGTGAccatttttcttcatcaTGCAACGATTTCTTACGTTTGAAATAATAGGTGGAACTGCCGGTTTTGTCGTGGCAAATCGTCTGACCGAAAACTCTACGATCAGAGTTTTAGTTCTGGAAGCCGGTATAGGGTGCGTGCCTTCCAAATTACTTAGTTCAGCTGTTTTGACTGAGTGCATCAATTTCTACAGGGATGAAGGAGTTTTAGAGATGCCTATACCCTTCATGGGCCCGATTCTTACTCCTGGTATGACCTGTTGCGACGCATCATTTAATAACCAATAACATCATGCCCGTACTCCAGAAACACAATTTGGATGGAATTACACTGTCGCACCACAGATCGGACTGGATAATCGAGTATTTTCATACCCGCGAGGCCGAGTCCTAGGAGGCTGTAGTGCTGTCAGTGAGTGTGTTAGCCAAGGCGCACTAACGCCATTGTTTAATCACTACTTCACATCTAGATTATTTAATACATCAATTTGGCACGGACGAAGATTGGAATAGAATCGCAAATTTGACGTCGGATCCAAATTGGTCTTGGACAAATATGAAGCAATACGTACAAAAGGTGGGCATATATATTGAATACACAAATCGAATTAGTTAACAGTTTATTTACACCCTGTTGACATAGTACGAGAATCTCGTCCCTCCCCTCGACGGTCATAACACTACTGGACAATTTATTCCCTCACTTCATGGTTTCAGTGGAATGGTTGCGGCGAGCCTCCCAGCTCTCAATGTTACTATCGACTCTCGCGTTATGGCCACTCTTGGGCAACAATCAGAGTTTAAGTACAATGAGGACACAGTAGGTGGCGATCAGAGTCCTCTTGGAATAGGTTTCATTCAATCCAGCACTGGGGGAGGCGTTCGAAGCAGTTCATACACTGCCTATTACCTTACTGCAGCGACTCGACCAAATCTCGTTGTATTGACTTCAGTTATGGTCACCAACATCGTCCAAACCGGAACGACATCTGCAGGACTTAAGGCCTTTCGCAGTGTACAGTTTGTTCAGGGCCCTGGATTTCCTCCAAGTAGAGCTATTTTACTATTTCCAAAATGAACGTCCACTAATTTTGAATCCAGTCACGATCAATGCAACACGAGAAGTAATCCTATCCGCAGGCTCCATTGGTACTCCAAAGATTCTGCAACTCTCAGGGATAGGAAATGCAGCAGATTTGAAAAAACTGAACATCCCCGTTCTAATCAACAATACAGATGTAGGAAATAACCTGTTCGATCACACGCTCCTTCCCAACATCTTCGTTGTCAAGGATGCAAACGCTAACAACACTTTCGACAACTTGCTTCGAGATCCAAACCAGATTAGCATTCAAACTAGCGATTGGCTCATAAATAAAACCGGCCTTTTTGTCAACAATATAGCGAATAATTTTGGATTTGCCAGAATAGCATTGAATGGGAGCGCGGATCCTGCTCCTGGACCCAAGTCTCCCCACTATGAAATGATTTTTGCCGTGAGTGGACATGCCAATATTTCTAACCCTTTCCGAGTAATCCCAATTAAAATCTCTATTCATCTTAGAATCTGTTCTTCCAAAACCCTGGCCCGTTCAGACCTGCAACTGGAGGGTATTTTACTATCGGAACAATGCTAACTAGCCCAGTATCTAGTGAGTACTTCGATGAAGGTTTGTTTTCAGTTTAGCTGAAGCCTTCCAGCTGGGACAGTTAAGATTTCCTCTACGAATCCGTTTGACCCCCCGATCATTGATCCCAGATACCTCACCAACCAATTTGATATTATAGCAATGAGAGAATCGGTCAGGGCCATTTTACGATTTACTGCAGCACCTGCCTGGAGTGATTGGATTGCCGGTCGCTTTGGACAAGCTTTTCAGAATGCCACAGACGACGCATCCATTGATGCATATGTCAGAAATCTCACGATATCAGACATGCATCCAGTCGGTACTGCTTCGATGTCGATAGCTGGGACATCTGGCGTTGTAGATTCCAATTTATTGGTAAAGGGGGCCGATGGACTTCGGATCGTTGATGCATCTGTCTTTGTGAGTACATTAATTGTCATTTCTATATTGCGTCCTTCTGATACAAGGATGTAATAGCCTAGGAGTCCTAGTTTACATTCCCAAGGGCCTGTGTACTTGCTTGCTGAACGAGCTGCAGATATAATCAAAGCAGCTCAGAGGTCAACGACCTCATCTACGACATCGTTATCTATTACACCTACTGTAACTTCATCGAAGACGTCGTTTCCTGTTACTAGTACTCCAGCGTCTCCGGGAACAGTACCCGAATTTGGCCAATGTGGTGGGATAGGTTTTTCAGGTCCAACCGGGTGGTATGTTTTATAATTGTTGCTTCCTGTTTAAAATTCCTTTGTTCTAATAATGGTATAGTGTCCCACCCTTCAACTGTGTTGTTCTAAATCGTAAGGGTGCTTTATATATTTCAAATATGTGCTGACACCATAATCTTTGTAGCTTTCTTTTCTCAATGTCAACCTTAATGGACGGAATTTTTGGAGATAAGAAGCCGAATTGGTTTCCTGGCAAATATTTTGATAGAGTCTGAGAAGAATATCTACTTCTTTTCTTGGTCACAAATACATTTTGAATACGGACAAACCAAAATTAGCGCCCATCGGAGCGCCCATTGTTAGCCGGTTTGCTGCCACCCTTGATAGCA
Proteins encoded:
- a CDS encoding Acyl-CoA desaturase, coding for MDYRNAFFWYQYDPTKWFIAFCGKVGLASHLRVFPSNEIAKSQLAMKLKELKRTQDSLKWPTPNEELPVVSWDTFQEEAQSRPLILVAGYIHDVSRFIDQHPGGRHHLENNSGKEMTASFYGGIYRHSRAAHNLLAMMRVGILDCGVETPKIPVAITRRLNISEQDI
- a CDS encoding Aspyridones efflux protein apdF — its product is MFTTFPVRPRTPTTEAHIDSFPRPISPKPSLKREHRVARIYQPSSPTLPPRPQTAHIQPDRPAPILTLPGLPPRELPRSVVAPSRKKFKFNAKNLVDNGRSWLAQLRPPWSEPTPEVSVIPPVTPKSHKFASDEEWGYTPKSAKFSAHIEHEFHQEYIPELQDEYTRDPPPLYKKHAPEGGLYGWMTVAGAFLIQFSTIGYMFTWNVFEEQYTHVVLVDQNSIAVRFIASVQFFFALFLSIVSGKLADIGYFRFAIHGGSFLFIVGLMLLSFVGEEQFGLIFVCQSLVMGMGMGLVLVPTIAIPLNYFKRSRGLVAGIVMGGGSLGGMVFPPVLRRLIPHFALGGAVRITAFVVLGLLIVGNGLLRTPPKEEKPIFPLPHLDLAKYSKEMEYIFAAGATFLTMLIIYYPAMYLELLGLEKGVKPDFAFNMIIVFSLSGVLGGVAFGFASDFVGPWNLLLPISGFLSIMMFTTCTIQGPKSLCAYAFFYGIFAGAWLSLMATALASLASRNSEIGTRIGLVLTISSIGALASDLLQAAMLTPNHIWAIPSAVAGVILIGVTGLLYMSRTTIAAGQAPRSWRRLKLLKDVPVLKDMLML
- a CDS encoding Pyranose dehydrogenase 1 encodes the protein MQSTAILLVSVVFYLGIIQLALGVIITDPSQIAGTSPFDYIIVGGGTAGFVVANRLTENSTIRVLVLEAGIGDEGVLEMPIPFMGPILTPETQFGWNYTVAPQIGLDNRVFSYPRGRVLGGCSAVNYLIHQFGTDEDWNRIANLTSDPNWSWTNMKQYVQKYENLVPPLDGHNTTGQFIPSLHGFSGMVAASLPALNVTIDSRVMATLGQQSEFKYNEDTVGGDQSPLGIGFIQSSTGGGVRSSSYTAYYLTAATRPNLVVLTSVMVTNIVQTGTTSAGLKAFRSVQFVQGPGFPPITINATREVILSAGSIGTPKILQLSGIGNAADLKKLNIPVLINNTDVGNNLFDHTLLPNIFVVKDANANNTFDNLLRDPNQISIQTSDWLINKTGLFVNNIANNFGFARIALNGSADPAPGPKSPHYEMIFANLFFQNPGPFRPATGGYFTIGTMLTSPVSTGTVKISSTNPFDPPIIDPRYLTNQFDIIAMRESVRAILRFTAAPAWSDWIAGRFGQAFQNATDDASIDAYVRNLTISDMHPVGTASMSIAGTSGVVDSNLLVKGADGLRIVDASVFPRSPSLHSQGPVYLLAERAADIIKAAQRSTTSSTTSLSITPTVTSSKTSFPVTSTPASPGTVPEFGQCGGIVSHPSTVLF